A part of Aegilops tauschii subsp. strangulata cultivar AL8/78 chromosome 2, Aet v6.0, whole genome shotgun sequence genomic DNA contains:
- the LOC141040850 gene encoding uncharacterized protein — protein sequence MAIVPHGGGVGGSASMAMPMLTQDNYTVWAIKAQAILDGHTAWEAVAPGDAAVNARKDKTARALLLGALPEDVLLSVATKPTAREVWDSLKVRFVGADRVRAARLATLRGEFDRLKMANGEVLDAYAGRLVGMTARYANLGETLGDTPLVKKLLDTVPDRLFPVVVGIEQFCDVTTMAFDEALGRLRAFDERVRRHGQDSGDHGRDQLMLTMAQWRAGERQRNRRGRCYKCGERGHFKRDCPKLRREPAAERALLADVVEWTRNKCSLNYLRVAGAGLAGGSTVALHFGPCSLFIAKPGDERWTPLPLDHRNNKAIIATLSFDGRFYCVTEKALMLVDATADQPPRLVAVVARLSNWDFKRYDWSMNLVDKDGELALVHRAGRGGYEVHQVDPEAGITLPMRFF from the exons ATGGCGATCGTGCCACACGGCGGAGGCGTGGGCGGATCGGCGTCGATGGCGATGCCGATGCTCACGCAAGACAACTACACCGTGTGGGCAATCAAGGCGCAGGCGATCCTCGACGGCCACACCGCGTGGGAGGCGGTGGCGCCGGGCGACGCGGCTGTGAACGCCAGGAAGGATAAGACGGCGCGCGCGTTGCTGCTCGGAGCGCTACCGGAGGATGTGCTGCTCTCGGTGGCGACGAAGCCCACCGCCAGGGAGGTATGGGACTCCTTGAAGGTGAGATTCGTCGGCGCCGATCGAGTCCGGGCGGCGAGGCTGGCGACGCTGCGTGGGGAGTTCGACCGCCTGAAGATGGCGAACGGCGAGGTGTTGGACGCGTACGCCGGTAGGCTGGTGGGCATGACGGCGAGGTACGCGAACCTCGGGGAGACGCTGGGCGACACGCCGCTCGTCAAGAAGCTGTTGGACACCGTCCCGGATCGGTTGTTCCCCGTCGTCGTCGGCATCGAGCAATTCTGCGACGTGACGACCATGGCGTTCGACGAGGCGCTCGGGCGGCTGCGTGCGTTCGACGAGCGGGTTCGGCGCCATGGACAAGACAGCGGCGATCATGGCCGCGACCAGCTGATGCTGACCATGGCGCAGTGGCGGGCGGGGGAGCGGCAGC GCAACCGACGCGGGCGCTGCTACAAGTGCGGCGAGCGCGGCCACTTCAAGAGGGATTGCCCCAAGCTGCGGAGGGAGCCGGCGGCGGAGCGCGCGCTGCTGGCGGACGTCGTCGAA TGGACTAGGAACAAGTGTTCCCTCAATTACCTGCGCGTGGCCGGCGCCGGTCTCGCCGGCGGCTCAACCGTGGCGCTCCACTTCGGCCCGTGCTCGCTGTTCATTGCGAAGCCCGGCGACGAGCGGTGGACGCCGTTGCCCCTCGATCACCGCAACAACAAAGCGATCATTGCGACATTGTCGTTCGACGGTCGCTTCTACTGCGTCACCGAGAAGGCCCTCATGCTGGTGGACGCCACCGCAGACCAGCCGCCGCGGCTGGTGGCGGTGGTGGCCAGGCTAAGCAACTGGGATTTTAAGCGGTACGATTGGAGCATGAACCTAGTGGACAAGGACGGGGAACTCGCTCTGGTGCACCGGGCCGGGCGTGGAGGTTACGAGGTGCACCAGGTGGATCCGGAGGCGGGAATCACCCTGCCTATGCGATTTTTTTGA